In Miscanthus floridulus cultivar M001 chromosome 5, ASM1932011v1, whole genome shotgun sequence, one genomic interval encodes:
- the LOC136451356 gene encoding FACT complex subunit SSRP1-like: protein MSAPTRSKEEAGEKNRKSQLTRVDAFSSAPGEVAAAELRPSSPSRSAPCILNPGQFKVYSGGLAWKRQGGGKTIEIDKADVTAVTWMKVPKPYQLGVRIKDGLFYRFIGFREQDVSSLTNFIQKNMGITPDEKQLY from the exons ATGAGCGCACCCACCAG ATCTAAGGAGGAGGCTGGGGAGAAGAACCGGAAGTCACAGCTCACCCGAGTGGACGCTTTCTCCAGCGCCCCCGGAGAAGTTGCTGCTGCCGAGCTGCGCCCCTCTTCCCCATCAAGAAGTGCCCCATGCATTTTA AACCCTGGTCAGTTTAAAGTGTATTCTGGTGGACTTGCATGGAAGAGACAAGGTGGAGGAAAGACCATTGAGATTGACAAAGCTGATGTAACCGCAGTTACTTGGATGAAAGTCCCCAAACCATATCAGCTTGGAGTCAGGATTAAGGATGGCCTGTTCTACAGATTTATTGGCTTCCGTGAAcag GATGTGAGCAGCTTGACCAACTTCATACAAAAGAATATGGGCATCACACCAGATGAAAAACAGCTCTATTAG